The following proteins come from a genomic window of Takifugu rubripes chromosome 11, fTakRub1.2, whole genome shotgun sequence:
- the LOC101073226 gene encoding galectin-4-like, giving the protein MSSGFGTQSVSDPAIPYMGPISGGLKEGMSVVVKGVAPLNMTRFAINLRCAESDSSDIALHFNPRFDGKDKVVFNAFKGGSWGSEEFYQMPLTKGEAFEFVIKATSEAYKIKVDGKDFYTFHHRIPLDRVCAIEIKGDVSVQTIHFMGGHTSGGHGSNDGQVTNPKIPYMGPIYGGLKDGMSVNIQGTAHEDMDSFMINLRSAESESSDIALHFNPRFTGWDKVVFNSFENDSWGSEEKIRSMPFTKGQPFKIVFMVTTEGYQVKVDGQDFYTFSHRIPLERVCAIHIAGQVSIQSIKVLGGATTGQQTNTNDQKVFNPAIPYSTLIPGQMSPGRTFTFRGNALNDADSFAINFMESKSNNIALHINPRVKDKIVVRNTKIGGIWDKEERELIFNPFGPGLFFDMSVTCDNDKFKVSVDGQHLFDYHHKLKPVNIIDKLEIVGDVEFSYISF; this is encoded by the exons atGTCTTCCGGATTTGGAACTCAGTCGGTTTCCGACCCG GCCATTCCCTACATGGGTCCCATTTCTGGAGGACTGAAGGAGGGGATGTCAGTTGTTGTCAAGGGTGTGGCACCTTTAAACATGACCAG GTTTGCAATCAACCTGCGCTGTGCCGAGTCGGATTCCAGTGACATCGCTCTTCACTTCAACCCCCGATTTGATGGCAAGGACAAGGTGGTCTTCAACGCCTTTAAGGGCGGCTCCTGGGGCTCAGAGGAGTTCTACCAAATGCCCCTCACCAAAGGGGAGGCCTTCGAGTTTGTCATCAAGGCGACCTCAGAGGCCTATAAG ATTAAAGTGGATGGGAAGGACTTCTACACCTTTCACCATCGCATCCCCCTCGATCGGGTTTGCGCCATCGAGATAAAAGGAGACGTCTCCGTCCAAACGATTCATTTCATGGGG gGTCATACTTCGGGAGGACACGGA AGCAATGATGGCCAAGTCACCAACCCT AAGATTCCCTATATGGGGCCCATTTATGGAGGCCTGAAGGATGGCATGTCAGTCAACATTCAGGGAACGGCTCATGAAGACATGGACAG TTTTATGATCAACCTGCGCTCTGCTGAGTCCGAGTCCAGCGACATCGCTCTTCACTTCAACCCTCGCTTTACTGGGTGGGACAAGGTGGTCTTCAACTCCTTTGAGAACGACTCCTGGGGCTCCGAGGAGAAGATTCGGTCCATGCCCTTCACCAAAGGCCAGCCCTTCAAAATTGTCTTCATGGTGACCACAGAGGGCTATCAG GTTAAAGTGGACGGGCAGGATTTCTACACCTTTTCCCATCGCATCCCCCTGGAGCGAGTGTGTGCCATTCACATAGCAGGACAAGTTTCCATCCAGTCTATTAAAGTCTTGGGG GGTGCAACGACAGGACAACAGACG AACACGAATGACCAGAAAGTCTTCAACCCT GCTATTCCCTACAGTACCTTAATCCCAGGACAAATGTCCCCTGGCAGGACTTTTACCTTCAGAGGCAACGCTCTCAATGAtgcagacag TTTTGCCATCAACTTCATGGAGAGCAAGTCCAACAACATAGCCCTGCATATCAACCCCAGGGTGAAGGACAAGATTGTTGTGAGAAACACCAAAATTGGAGGCATCTGGGacaaagaggaaagagagcTCATCTTCAACCCCTTTGGTCCCGGGCTGTTCTTTGAC ATGTCGGTTACCTGTGACAATGACAAGTTTAAAGTGTCTGTGGATGGACAACACTTGTTTGATTACCACCACAAATTGAAACCCGTCAACATTATTGACAAGCTGGAGATTGTGGGTGATGTGGAGTTTTCCTACATTAGCTTCTGA